A stretch of the Marinobacter sp. JH2 genome encodes the following:
- a CDS encoding insulinase family protein — MAAATDNVIHPAFEKIRSHRISTLNLDVEEYRHKKTGARHLHLAADNDENVFFVALRTFPMDSSGVAHVLEHTALCGSERFPVRDPFFMMIRRSLNTFMNAFTSSDWTAYPFASMNRKDFDNLLTVYLDSVFFSKLDPLDFAQEGHRLEFDKPDDPSSDLVYRGVVYNEMKGAMSAPTSQLWQNLSSHLFQTTTYHYNSGGEPDHIVDLSYDDLVNFYRHHYHPSNAIFATYGNIPAHEHHEKFEELALKRFERQEVKLPVHDEKRMFSPMRVEQGYAVSEGEDTEAKTHIVLGWLLGHSFDLQENLEAQLLASVLFENSASPMMRALETTDIGHAPSPMCGLEDSNREMTFVCGIEGSEPGRREDLESLVEKTLVKVVEEGVSPERLEAILHQLELHQREIAGDGFPYGLQLIMQSISPMVHGGDPVELLDLEPVLATLREKIKDPAYVPGLIRRKLLENPHRVTLTLCPDEKLEGAHQAALKESLAKRKASLTDDEVQLIIERAQALEERQLRKDDDSILPKVGLSDVPLQMPEPEGKYDPETGATLYARGTNGLVYQQIVLPVPALSEDELLLLPYYTTLISEVGCGELDYLQMQDRISAESGGIGASFLAKGQIDDVQAMSGYLIFSGKALSRNSGELTQLLKDVYSGARFDEKERIREIIAQVRARREQAVTGSGHGLAMGAAAQGLSSGSWLSFRLGGLAGIRGTKELDKSLNDESALAQFCDSLAALHEKIRKQGRQFLLIGEEAQLAPMLDNVKTCWQSGETQVEGNWSMKPVSYKTQEAWLTSTQVNFCAKAYATVAVDHPDAAALTVLGGFLRNGYLHRAIREKGGAYGGGAGQDSVNGVFRFFSYRDPRFAETLDDFDAALNWLCTEEHDEQALEEAILGVIGQLDRPHSPAGAARHAFHNNLFGRTPEQRARFRERVLNVTLDEMRRVAGTWLKPEDASVAVITSPDNRGVAEKLGLSVQEL, encoded by the coding sequence ATGGCGGCAGCGACAGACAACGTAATCCATCCGGCTTTCGAGAAAATTCGTAGTCACCGGATTAGCACCCTCAATTTGGATGTTGAGGAGTATCGCCACAAGAAGACCGGTGCGCGTCATTTGCATTTGGCGGCGGATAACGATGAAAACGTGTTTTTTGTAGCGCTTCGTACCTTCCCGATGGATTCCAGCGGAGTGGCGCACGTTCTGGAGCACACGGCGTTGTGCGGCAGTGAGCGTTTTCCGGTGCGCGATCCGTTCTTTATGATGATTCGCCGTTCTCTGAATACGTTTATGAACGCTTTTACCAGTAGCGACTGGACGGCCTACCCCTTTGCCAGCATGAACCGGAAGGATTTCGATAACCTGTTAACGGTGTACTTGGACTCAGTGTTTTTCTCCAAACTGGATCCGTTGGATTTTGCGCAAGAAGGGCATCGTTTGGAATTCGACAAGCCGGATGACCCAAGTAGTGATCTGGTCTACCGGGGTGTGGTTTATAACGAAATGAAAGGCGCTATGAGCGCTCCGACGTCGCAGTTGTGGCAAAACCTATCCAGTCATTTGTTCCAGACCACCACCTATCACTACAACAGTGGCGGCGAGCCAGACCACATTGTGGATCTGAGCTATGACGATCTGGTTAATTTTTATCGTCATCATTACCATCCGAGCAATGCCATTTTCGCCACTTACGGAAATATTCCTGCTCATGAACACCACGAGAAGTTCGAAGAGCTGGCGCTGAAGCGTTTCGAGCGTCAGGAAGTCAAGCTGCCGGTGCACGACGAAAAACGTATGTTCTCCCCAATGCGTGTAGAGCAGGGTTACGCGGTCAGTGAGGGTGAGGATACAGAGGCTAAAACTCACATTGTATTGGGGTGGTTGTTGGGGCATAGCTTCGACCTGCAAGAGAACCTTGAAGCCCAGCTGTTGGCTTCTGTGCTGTTTGAGAACAGTGCTTCACCGATGATGCGGGCGCTGGAAACCACAGATATCGGCCATGCGCCGTCACCCATGTGCGGGCTTGAAGATTCTAACCGTGAAATGACCTTCGTGTGCGGCATTGAGGGCAGTGAGCCCGGCCGCCGGGAGGATCTGGAATCTCTGGTTGAAAAGACACTGGTTAAGGTGGTTGAGGAAGGTGTCAGCCCGGAACGGCTCGAAGCGATTCTTCACCAGTTGGAATTGCACCAGCGCGAAATTGCCGGCGACGGCTTCCCGTATGGTTTGCAGTTGATCATGCAGTCCATTTCGCCGATGGTTCATGGGGGCGATCCGGTTGAGTTGTTGGACCTGGAGCCGGTATTGGCGACGCTGCGCGAAAAGATCAAAGATCCGGCGTATGTACCAGGCCTTATTCGCCGCAAACTTTTGGAAAACCCGCATCGTGTTACCTTGACTCTGTGCCCGGATGAAAAGCTGGAAGGCGCACATCAGGCAGCGTTAAAAGAGTCACTGGCTAAGCGCAAGGCCAGCCTCACCGACGATGAAGTGCAGCTGATTATAGAGCGTGCGCAAGCCTTGGAAGAGCGGCAGCTTCGCAAAGACGATGATTCAATTTTGCCCAAGGTGGGCTTGTCTGATGTGCCCCTGCAGATGCCGGAGCCTGAAGGCAAATACGATCCCGAAACCGGAGCCACTCTGTATGCCCGCGGCACCAACGGGTTGGTTTACCAGCAAATTGTGTTGCCTGTACCGGCGTTGAGTGAAGACGAGCTGTTGCTGTTGCCTTACTACACGACGCTGATTTCCGAAGTGGGTTGTGGGGAGCTGGATTATCTGCAAATGCAGGATCGTATTTCAGCAGAATCCGGGGGCATTGGCGCTTCGTTCCTCGCCAAGGGCCAGATTGACGATGTACAGGCCATGTCCGGCTATCTGATTTTTAGTGGTAAGGCTCTGTCCCGAAACAGTGGCGAGCTGACCCAGCTGCTCAAAGATGTATACAGTGGTGCGCGGTTTGACGAGAAAGAACGCATTCGGGAGATCATTGCTCAGGTGCGCGCGCGCCGGGAACAGGCTGTCACTGGAAGTGGCCATGGCCTGGCTATGGGTGCGGCGGCTCAGGGTTTGAGCTCGGGTTCCTGGTTGAGTTTCCGGTTGGGCGGTCTTGCGGGTATTCGAGGCACCAAAGAGCTTGATAAGTCGTTGAATGACGAATCCGCGTTGGCGCAGTTCTGTGACAGTCTTGCGGCTCTGCACGAAAAGATTCGCAAGCAGGGGCGTCAGTTCCTGTTGATTGGCGAAGAAGCGCAGCTGGCTCCCATGCTGGATAACGTAAAAACCTGCTGGCAAAGTGGCGAGACTCAGGTTGAGGGCAACTGGTCGATGAAGCCGGTGAGCTACAAAACTCAAGAAGCCTGGCTGACGTCTACACAGGTCAATTTCTGCGCCAAAGCCTACGCAACGGTAGCGGTTGACCACCCAGATGCAGCCGCCTTGACGGTACTGGGCGGGTTCCTGCGTAACGGATACCTGCATCGGGCGATTCGCGAGAAAGGCGGTGCTTACGGCGGTGGCGCCGGGCAGGACAGTGTGAACGGTGTGTTCCGTTTCTTCTCCTACCGTGATCCGCGCTTTGCAGAAACGTTGGATGATTTTGATGCAGCGCTGAATTGGTTATGCACGGAAGAGCACGACGAGCAAGCGCTGGAAGAGGCTATTCTGGGCGTGATTGGCCAGCTGGATCGGCCTCATTCTCCCGCGGGGGCGGCGCGACATGCGTTCCACAACAATCTGTTTGGTCGTACCCCCGAGCAGCGCGCCCGGTTCCGTGAGCGGGTATTAAACGTGACGCTGGACGAAATGCGCCGGGTGGCCGGTACCTGGCTGAAGCCGGAAGATGCCAGTGTGGCGGTGATCACCAGCCCGGATAATCG